A window from Pseudomonas campi encodes these proteins:
- the flhF gene encoding flagellar biosynthesis protein FlhF encodes MQVKRFFAADMRQAMKLVRDELGADAAIIGNRRVAGGVELTAALDYQLPAEPVRQPNPALEAELRKTQAKIATAQADLSSRASADERKDRQLFANESIIAPELPASMVKPQRPAAPQAAPVAARPSADQGAIDAMRFELHGLRELIEVQLGSIAWGQLQTRKPQQANLWRRLQRMGLSAELSKALLERVGKVAEPRQAWRMLLAHLAHAIKTPKVEPLEEGGVIALVGPAGMGKTTTLAKLAARYVLKYGSQSIALVSMDSFRIGAQEQLKTLGRILNVSVTQVDPGQSLVQALAPLARKRVVLIDTAGLPANDPALRMQLESLAGRGVNAKNYLVLAATSQSQVLKAAYHSYKRCGLSGCILSKLDEATSLGEVLGLAISQHLPVAYLTDGPKIPDDVQVPRSHQLVSRAVSLQTTEDPSEEAMADVFAGLYHNPARRAG; translated from the coding sequence ATGCAAGTCAAACGCTTCTTCGCCGCCGATATGCGTCAAGCCATGAAACTGGTGCGCGATGAGCTGGGCGCCGACGCTGCCATCATCGGCAACCGTCGGGTGGCCGGCGGTGTCGAGCTGACTGCCGCGCTGGACTATCAGCTGCCGGCCGAGCCGGTGCGCCAGCCCAACCCGGCGCTGGAAGCCGAGCTGCGCAAGACCCAGGCGAAGATCGCCACTGCCCAGGCCGACCTGAGCAGCCGGGCGAGTGCCGATGAGCGCAAGGATCGCCAGCTGTTCGCCAACGAATCGATCATTGCCCCGGAGCTGCCGGCCTCGATGGTCAAACCGCAGCGCCCGGCAGCCCCGCAGGCGGCCCCCGTGGCTGCTCGCCCGAGCGCCGACCAGGGCGCCATCGATGCCATGCGCTTTGAGCTGCATGGCCTGCGTGAACTGATCGAAGTGCAGCTGGGCTCGATTGCCTGGGGCCAGCTGCAGACCCGCAAGCCGCAACAGGCCAATCTGTGGCGTCGCCTGCAGCGCATGGGCCTGTCCGCTGAGCTGTCCAAGGCGCTGCTGGAACGTGTCGGCAAGGTGGCCGAACCGCGCCAGGCCTGGCGCATGCTGCTGGCGCATCTGGCCCACGCGATCAAGACGCCGAAAGTCGAGCCGTTGGAAGAGGGTGGGGTGATCGCCCTGGTTGGCCCGGCCGGCATGGGCAAGACCACCACCCTGGCCAAGCTGGCGGCGCGCTACGTACTCAAATACGGCTCGCAGAGCATTGCCCTGGTGAGTATGGACAGCTTCCGCATCGGTGCCCAGGAGCAGCTGAAGACTCTCGGGCGTATCCTCAATGTGTCGGTGACTCAGGTCGATCCGGGCCAGTCGCTGGTTCAAGCTCTGGCACCGCTGGCGCGCAAGCGCGTGGTGCTGATCGATACCGCCGGCCTGCCAGCCAACGATCCGGCTCTGCGCATGCAGCTGGAAAGCCTCGCAGGGCGCGGCGTGAATGCCAAAAATTACCTGGTGCTGGCCGCCACCAGCCAGAGCCAAGTGCTCAAGGCGGCCTACCATAGTTATAAGCGCTGCGGTCTGTCCGGTTGCATCCTGAGTAAACTGGATGAAGCCACCAGCCTTGGCGAAGTTTTAGGGCTGGCTATCAGCCAGCATCTACCGGTAGCCTATCTGACTGATGGGCCGAAGATTCCGGACGATGTGCAGGTGCCGCGCAGCCACCAGTTGGTGAGTCGCGCCGTCAGCCTGCAAACCACGGAAGATCCGAGCGAAGAAGCCATGGCAGATGTATTCGCCGGTCTGTACCACAATCCGGCCAGGCGGGCGGGTTAG
- the flhA gene encoding flagellar biosynthesis protein FlhA, giving the protein MDRAQIIGDVRTNLSGLRHGNLGIPLMLLVMLAMVMLPIPPFLLDVLFTFSIALSIVVLLVAIYSLRPLDFAVFPTVLLAATLLRLALNVASTRVVLLHGQDGHDAAGKVIQAFGEVVIGGNYVVGAVVFAILMIINFVVVTKGAGRISEVSARFTLDAMPGKQMAIDADLNSGLIDQPEAKRRRTEVSQEADFYGSMDGASKFVRGDAIAGLLILFINLIGGVAIGMFQHDLSFGDAGRIYTLLTIGDGLVAQIPSLLLSTAAAIMVTRVSTSEDMGAQVSRQMFASPRALAVAAAIMIAMGLVPGMPHFSFISLGLVAAGAAYWIANKQRKGKEEEVKEVQRQQELLPAQRSPEVKELGWDDVTPVDMVGLEVGYRLIPLVDRAQGGQLLARIKGVRKKLSQEMGFLMPSVHIRDNLDLLPNAYRLTLMGVSVAEAEVYPERELAINPGQVFGTLNGIAAKDPAFGLEAVWIDPTQRDQAQSLGYTVVDASTVVATHLNQVLHKHAHELLGHEEVQQLLQLLAKSSPKLAEELVPGLVSLSTLLKVLQALLQEQVPVRDIRTIAEAIANVAPKSQDPAAMVVAVRVALARAIVQSVVGLEPELPVITLEPRLEQILLNSLQKAGQGSEDGILLEPGMAEKLQRSLVEAAQRQEMLGKPVILLVAGPVRAMLSRFARLAVPSMHVLAYQEIPDNKQVTIVATVGQN; this is encoded by the coding sequence GTGGATCGCGCGCAAATCATCGGTGACGTACGCACCAACCTGTCGGGGTTACGCCACGGCAACCTGGGCATCCCGCTGATGCTGCTGGTCATGCTCGCCATGGTCATGCTGCCGATCCCGCCATTCCTGCTCGACGTGCTGTTCACCTTCAGTATCGCGCTGTCCATCGTGGTCCTGCTGGTGGCGATCTATTCCCTGCGCCCGCTGGATTTCGCCGTATTCCCGACGGTGCTGCTGGCCGCGACGCTGCTGCGTCTGGCGCTGAACGTGGCGTCCACGCGGGTGGTGTTGCTGCACGGTCAGGACGGTCACGATGCCGCCGGTAAGGTGATTCAGGCCTTTGGTGAGGTGGTGATCGGCGGTAACTACGTGGTCGGTGCGGTGGTGTTCGCCATCCTCATGATCATCAACTTCGTGGTGGTCACCAAGGGTGCCGGGCGTATTTCCGAGGTGAGCGCGCGCTTCACCCTGGATGCCATGCCTGGCAAACAGATGGCCATCGACGCCGACCTCAACTCCGGCCTGATCGACCAGCCGGAAGCCAAGCGCCGGCGTACCGAAGTGTCCCAGGAAGCCGACTTCTATGGCTCGATGGACGGTGCCAGCAAGTTCGTCCGCGGCGACGCCATTGCCGGTCTGCTGATTCTGTTCATCAACCTGATCGGCGGCGTCGCCATCGGCATGTTCCAGCACGATCTGTCCTTCGGCGATGCAGGGCGCATCTACACCTTGCTGACCATCGGTGACGGCCTGGTGGCGCAGATTCCCTCGCTGTTGCTGTCCACTGCGGCGGCGATCATGGTCACCCGCGTGTCGACCTCGGAAGACATGGGCGCCCAGGTAAGCCGGCAGATGTTCGCTTCGCCACGCGCACTGGCGGTTGCCGCGGCCATCATGATCGCCATGGGCCTGGTGCCGGGCATGCCGCATTTCTCCTTCATCAGCCTCGGCCTGGTGGCCGCTGGCGCTGCCTACTGGATCGCCAACAAGCAGCGCAAGGGCAAGGAAGAAGAGGTCAAGGAAGTCCAGCGCCAGCAGGAACTGCTGCCGGCGCAGCGCTCCCCGGAGGTCAAGGAGCTGGGCTGGGATGATGTCACCCCGGTGGACATGGTCGGCCTGGAGGTGGGTTATCGTCTGATCCCGCTGGTCGATCGGGCCCAGGGCGGGCAGCTGCTGGCGCGGATCAAGGGGGTGCGCAAGAAGCTCTCCCAGGAGATGGGCTTTCTGATGCCCTCGGTGCATATCCGCGACAACCTCGACCTGCTGCCGAATGCCTACCGTTTGACCCTGATGGGCGTCAGCGTGGCCGAAGCCGAGGTGTACCCGGAACGCGAACTGGCGATCAACCCGGGGCAGGTGTTCGGCACCCTCAACGGCATTGCCGCCAAGGACCCGGCGTTCGGCCTGGAGGCGGTGTGGATCGACCCGACCCAGCGCGACCAGGCGCAATCGCTTGGCTACACGGTGGTCGACGCCAGTACCGTAGTCGCCACGCACCTCAACCAGGTGCTGCACAAGCACGCCCACGAACTGCTCGGTCATGAGGAAGTGCAGCAGCTGCTGCAGCTGCTGGCCAAGAGCTCGCCGAAGTTGGCCGAAGAGCTGGTGCCGGGCCTGGTGTCGCTGTCGACCCTGCTTAAAGTGTTGCAGGCTTTGCTGCAGGAGCAGGTGCCGGTACGCGACATTCGCACCATCGCCGAAGCCATCGCCAATGTGGCGCCAAAGAGTCAAGATCCCGCCGCGATGGTCGTCGCGGTGCGTGTCGCGCTGGCTCGTGCAATCGTGCAAAGCGTTGTGGGACTAGAGCCCGAGCTGCCTGTGATCACTCTGGAACCCAGGTTGGAACAGATATTGCTCAATAGCCTGCAGAAGGCCGGTCAGGGCTCCGAGGATGGCATCCTCCTCGAACCTGGCATGGCCGAAAAGCTGCAACGCTCCCTGGTGGAAGCGGCGCAGCGCCAGGAAATGCTCGGCAAACCGGTGATCCTGCTGGTAGCCGGCCCGGTTCGGGCGATGCTCTCGCGTTTTGCGCGGCTCGCGGTACCCAGCATGCATGTCCTGGCTTATCAGGAAATACCGGATAACAAGCAGGTCACGATCGTTGCCACGGTCGGCCAGAACTGA
- the fliR gene encoding flagellar biosynthetic protein FliR yields the protein MLELTNAQIGGWLGQFLLPLFRIASMLMVMPVIGTQLVPARVRLYLALAICLVLAPTLPPMPQVDSVSLQSMLLIGEQVLIGVMFGFILQLYFHLFAVAGQIIAIQMGLGFASMVDPANGVSVPVLGQFLLMLVTLLFLAMNGHLVVFEVLAESFVTLPVGQGLLVDHYWELAGKLSWVLAAGLLLSLPVVIALLVVNLAFGVMTRAAPQLNIFSIGFPLTLVLGLVIFWLGTADFLAHFQVFTSEALQLLRELARVR from the coding sequence ATGCTCGAACTGACCAACGCCCAGATCGGCGGCTGGCTGGGGCAGTTCCTCCTGCCGCTGTTCCGTATCGCCTCGATGCTGATGGTCATGCCGGTGATCGGTACCCAGCTGGTGCCCGCACGGGTGCGCCTGTACCTGGCGCTGGCGATCTGCCTGGTGCTGGCGCCGACCCTGCCGCCGATGCCGCAGGTCGACTCGGTGAGCCTGCAGTCGATGCTGCTGATTGGCGAGCAGGTGCTGATCGGGGTGATGTTCGGTTTCATCCTGCAGCTGTACTTCCACCTGTTCGCCGTGGCCGGGCAGATCATCGCTATCCAGATGGGCCTGGGCTTCGCCTCCATGGTCGATCCGGCCAATGGCGTGTCGGTACCGGTACTCGGCCAGTTCCTGCTGATGCTGGTGACCTTGTTGTTCCTCGCCATGAATGGCCATCTGGTGGTGTTCGAGGTGCTCGCCGAAAGTTTTGTCACCTTGCCGGTGGGGCAGGGTCTGCTGGTCGATCATTACTGGGAACTGGCCGGCAAGCTCAGTTGGGTGCTGGCTGCGGGCTTGTTGCTGTCGCTGCCGGTGGTGATCGCCCTGCTGGTGGTCAACCTGGCCTTCGGCGTGATGACCCGTGCGGCGCCGCAGCTGAACATTTTCTCCATTGGTTTTCCGCTGACCCTGGTGCTGGGGCTGGTCATTTTCTGGCTGGGCACCGCCGATTTCCTCGCCCATTTCCAGGTGTTCACCAGCGAGGCCCTGCAACTGCTGCGCGAACTGGCGCGGGTGAGGTAA
- a CDS encoding protein phosphatase CheZ, with translation MAHDDSLGELESTLKMHATQLVDSLEKGRFGEAVQLIHELNQTRDRGLYQEVGRLTRELHNAIVNFQIDPGNPHAQEISQISDATERLSYVVTMTEKAANRTMDLVEQSAPLVNGLGDEAQSLSADWGKFMRRELGADAFRELAKRIELFLAHSERDSQKLSGYLNDILLAQDYQDLTGQVIKRVTQLVTEVEGNLLKLVLMASHVDRFAGIQHDHEALRAEQEQQKEPSRGEGPQIHADKREDVASNQDDVDDLLSSLGF, from the coding sequence ATGGCACACGATGACTCCCTGGGCGAGCTTGAATCGACCCTGAAGATGCATGCAACGCAACTTGTCGACAGCCTGGAAAAAGGCCGTTTTGGCGAAGCCGTACAACTCATTCACGAACTCAACCAGACCCGCGACCGTGGCCTGTATCAGGAAGTTGGCCGGCTGACGCGGGAATTGCACAACGCCATCGTCAATTTTCAGATCGATCCCGGTAATCCCCACGCTCAGGAAATCTCGCAGATCAGTGATGCTACTGAACGGCTCTCCTATGTAGTGACGATGACCGAGAAAGCGGCCAACCGCACCATGGATCTGGTCGAGCAGAGCGCGCCGCTGGTCAATGGCCTGGGTGACGAGGCGCAGAGTCTCAGCGCCGACTGGGGCAAGTTCATGCGCCGCGAGCTGGGCGCCGATGCCTTCCGCGAGTTGGCTAAACGTATCGAACTGTTCCTCGCTCACAGCGAGCGTGACAGCCAGAAGCTCTCCGGTTACCTGAACGACATTTTGCTGGCGCAGGACTATCAGGACCTGACCGGCCAAGTGATCAAGCGCGTGACGCAACTGGTCACCGAGGTTGAAGGAAATCTGCTGAAGCTGGTGTTGATGGCCAGCCATGTCGATCGGTTTGCTGGTATCCAGCATGACCACGAGGCGCTACGCGCCGAGCAAGAACAACAAAAAGAGCCTTCCCGGGGTGAAGGTCCGCAGATTCATGCCGATAAGCGTGAGGACGTCGCATCCAATCAGGACGATGTCGATGATCTGCTGTCCAGCCTGGGATTTTAA
- the fleN gene encoding flagellar synthesis regulator FleN: MGSLHPVQVIAVTGGKGGVGKTNVSVNLSLALADLGRRVMLMDADLGLANVDVLLGLTAKRTLADVISGECDLKDVLIPGPGGIRVVPAASGTQSMVQLTPMQHAGLIQAFSDISDNLDVLVIDTAAGIGDGVVSFVRAAQEVIVVVCDEPTSITDAYALIKLLNRDYGMSRFRVLANMAHSPQEGRNLFAKLTKVTDRFLDVALQYVGAVPYDESVRKAVQKQRAVYEAFPRSKCALAFKAIAQKVDTWPLPANPRGHLEFFVERLVQQPIAGTAV, encoded by the coding sequence ATGGGTAGTTTGCATCCCGTACAGGTGATTGCAGTGACCGGCGGCAAAGGTGGCGTCGGCAAGACCAACGTGTCGGTGAATCTGTCACTGGCGCTGGCCGATCTCGGCCGTCGGGTCATGCTGATGGACGCCGACCTCGGCCTGGCCAACGTCGATGTGCTGCTTGGCCTCACGGCCAAGCGCACCCTGGCCGACGTGATATCCGGCGAGTGCGACCTCAAGGACGTACTAATCCCGGGGCCCGGCGGCATTCGTGTGGTGCCGGCCGCTTCCGGCACGCAGAGCATGGTGCAACTGACGCCCATGCAGCATGCCGGCCTGATCCAGGCCTTCAGCGACATCAGCGACAACCTCGACGTGCTGGTGATCGATACCGCTGCCGGCATCGGTGATGGCGTGGTCAGCTTCGTTCGCGCCGCCCAGGAAGTGATAGTCGTGGTCTGCGATGAACCGACCTCGATCACCGACGCCTATGCCCTGATCAAGCTGCTCAACCGCGATTACGGCATGAGTCGGTTCCGTGTTCTGGCCAATATGGCCCACAGCCCGCAGGAAGGTCGCAACCTCTTTGCTAAGCTGACTAAAGTGACTGACCGTTTCCTCGATGTGGCCCTGCAATACGTGGGTGCCGTGCCGTACGACGAGTCAGTCCGCAAGGCCGTGCAGAAGCAGCGCGCGGTCTATGAAGCTTTCCCGCGCTCGAAGTGCGCACTGGCGTTCAAGGCGATCGCCCAGAAAGTCGACACGTGGCCCTTACCGGCCAACCCGCGCGGCCATCTGGAGTTTTTCGTCGAACGTTTGGTGCAGCAACCGATCGCGGGAACGGCGGTATGA
- the flhB gene encoding flagellar biosynthesis protein FlhB — MAESESGADKSEEPTSKRLEEARKKGQIARSRELNTLAVTLAGAVALLMYGGQMGDALLDIMRANFALPREVLLDDRSMALYLLAAGQAALEMMQPFLIVLLIASIIGPIALGGWLFSIEALQPKASRMNPWEGLKRMFSTKALVELLKALAKFVIILLVGLAVLSADQDDLLALANEPVESAILHGALIVGQSTLWLACGLILIAAVDVPFQLWDAKQKLMMTKQEVRDEYKDSEGKPEVKSKIRQLQRQMAERRMMQQVPEADVVITNPTHFAVALKYDPAKGNAPVLLAKGGDFLALKIREIAQEHKVTLLESPALARAVYFSTEIDHEIPAGLYLAVAQVLAYVYQLKQFRAGKGKRPSPLNNLPIPPDLRRDE; from the coding sequence ATGGCTGAAAGCGAGAGCGGTGCCGACAAAAGCGAGGAACCCACTAGTAAGCGCCTGGAAGAGGCGCGCAAGAAGGGCCAGATCGCCCGTTCCCGGGAGCTCAACACCCTCGCGGTGACCCTCGCCGGTGCCGTGGCGTTGCTGATGTACGGCGGGCAGATGGGCGATGCCCTGCTCGACATCATGCGCGCCAATTTCGCCTTGCCGCGCGAGGTGCTGCTGGATGACCGCAGCATGGCGCTGTACCTGCTGGCGGCGGGCCAGGCCGCGCTGGAAATGATGCAGCCGTTCCTGATCGTGCTGCTGATTGCCTCCATCATCGGCCCCATCGCCCTGGGCGGCTGGCTGTTCTCCATCGAAGCGCTGCAACCCAAGGCCAGCCGGATGAATCCCTGGGAAGGGCTCAAGCGCATGTTCTCGACCAAGGCGCTGGTCGAGCTGCTCAAGGCCCTGGCCAAATTCGTGATCATCCTGCTGGTGGGCCTGGCCGTGCTCTCGGCGGATCAGGACGATCTGTTGGCGCTGGCCAATGAACCGGTCGAATCGGCCATCCTGCATGGCGCCCTGATCGTCGGCCAGAGCACCCTGTGGCTGGCCTGTGGCTTGATTCTGATTGCCGCCGTGGATGTGCCGTTCCAGCTCTGGGATGCCAAGCAGAAGCTGATGATGACCAAGCAGGAAGTGCGCGACGAGTACAAGGACAGCGAGGGCAAGCCCGAGGTCAAGTCGAAGATCCGCCAGTTGCAGCGGCAGATGGCCGAGCGGCGGATGATGCAGCAGGTGCCGGAGGCCGACGTGGTGATCACCAACCCGACGCACTTCGCCGTGGCCCTCAAGTACGACCCGGCCAAGGGCAATGCGCCGGTGCTGCTGGCCAAGGGTGGCGACTTCCTGGCGCTGAAGATTCGCGAGATCGCCCAGGAGCACAAGGTCACCCTGCTGGAATCACCCGCCCTGGCGCGGGCGGTGTACTTCTCCACCGAAATCGATCACGAAATTCCCGCCGGCCTCTACCTGGCCGTGGCCCAGGTGCTGGCCTACGTCTACCAACTGAAGCAGTTCCGCGCTGGCAAGGGCAAGCGCCCGAGCCCGTTGAACAACCTGCCGATCCCGCCGGATCTGCGCCGCGACGAGTAG
- the fliA gene encoding RNA polymerase sigma factor FliA encodes MTAAASGLRMYNKAQAQDSQHQLIERYGPLVKRIAYHLLARLPASVQVDDLIQAGMIGLLEASKKYDGGKGASFETYAGIRIRGAMLDEVRKGDWAPRSVHRNTRMVSDAIRKIEARTGRDAKDQEVAAELQLSLEDYYGILGDTLGSRLFSFDDLMQDGEHGGMHEDTGSTQTEPLHELEDERFQSALAEAIANLPERERLVLALYYDEELNLKEIGEVLGVSESRVSQLHSQCAARLRARLGEWRAS; translated from the coding sequence ATGACAGCAGCAGCCAGTGGACTCCGTATGTACAACAAGGCGCAGGCGCAGGATTCCCAGCACCAGCTGATTGAGCGCTACGGGCCGCTGGTCAAGCGTATTGCCTACCATCTGCTGGCACGGCTACCGGCCAGTGTTCAGGTGGATGATCTGATCCAGGCCGGCATGATCGGCCTGCTCGAAGCCTCGAAGAAATATGACGGAGGCAAGGGCGCCAGTTTCGAAACCTACGCCGGTATCCGCATCCGTGGCGCCATGCTCGACGAGGTGCGCAAGGGCGACTGGGCACCGCGCTCGGTACACCGCAACACCCGCATGGTCAGCGACGCAATCAGAAAGATTGAAGCCCGCACGGGTCGAGACGCTAAAGATCAAGAGGTTGCGGCCGAACTCCAATTGAGTCTCGAGGATTACTACGGCATTCTTGGCGACACTTTGGGCAGCCGCCTGTTCAGTTTCGACGACCTGATGCAGGACGGTGAACATGGCGGCATGCATGAAGACACCGGGAGCACCCAGACCGAACCCCTGCATGAGCTGGAAGACGAGCGCTTCCAGTCGGCGCTGGCTGAAGCCATCGCCAACTTGCCGGAGCGCGAACGCCTGGTTTTGGCGCTGTACTACGACGAAGAACTGAATCTCAAGGAAATCGGTGAGGTCCTGGGAGTCAGTGAGTCCCGTGTCAGTCAACTGCACAGCCAGTGCGCCGCACGTTTGCGTGCGCGTCTGGGTGAGTGGCGGGCCAGCTGA
- a CDS encoding chemotaxis response regulator CheY, which translates to MKILIVDDFSTMRRIIKNLLRDLGFTNTAEADDGVTALPMLQSGSFDFLVTDWNMPGMTGIDLLRAVRADDRLKTLPVLMVTAEAKRDQIIEAAQAGVNGYVVKPFTAQVLKEKIEKIFERVNG; encoded by the coding sequence ATGAAAATCCTCATCGTTGATGACTTCTCGACGATGCGACGGATCATCAAGAACCTCTTGCGTGATTTGGGATTTACCAATACCGCCGAGGCGGATGACGGGGTGACCGCATTGCCGATGCTGCAGAGTGGCAGCTTCGACTTTCTGGTGACCGACTGGAACATGCCCGGCATGACCGGCATCGACCTGTTGCGCGCGGTGCGTGCCGACGATCGCCTGAAAACCCTGCCGGTGCTGATGGTGACGGCCGAGGCCAAGCGTGACCAGATCATCGAGGCCGCGCAGGCCGGGGTGAATGGCTACGTGGTCAAGCCGTTCACGGCTCAGGTGCTGAAGGAGAAGATCGAAAAGATCTTCGAGCGGGTTAATGGCTGA